The following proteins are co-located in the Podarcis raffonei isolate rPodRaf1 chromosome 5, rPodRaf1.pri, whole genome shotgun sequence genome:
- the LOC128414471 gene encoding LOW QUALITY PROTEIN: endothelial protein C receptor-like (The sequence of the model RefSeq protein was modified relative to this genomic sequence to represent the inferred CDS: inserted 2 bases in 1 codon): MTCSTLQFPRNPGLPPLILTXQGRELDPRFCLHFQKTSAHGGSRYRKLGFLSTDYNTAQHLQHSWILQTSDHLLGMLLLQIIFAWALCHWVYGVERAHHSTAAFVAESHAFVMTHLAYFPNDSSVEMVGNATLDGKLTHSVEYQNEQMNASQLLQLESLDLWEQRKSALQHYLDLFKTLVNLYARERKIPYPLHMHCTLGCQIFGNGTNRTFYEVLVNGTDFLRFNAANKSWVPLQKTPVASYTSMQLSNYNETSADPAFFLQETCIKIVTEHTAVKGAFTGKHERRSHTPLVVGISLGALAVMALALCIFLCTGGKR; encoded by the exons ATGACATGCTCCACCCTTCAATTCCCAAGAAACCCTGGGCTCCCTCCTCTAATCCTGAC GCAGGGTAGAGAGCTGGATCccagattttgtttgcatttccaaAAGACTTCAGCTCATGGTGGCTCGAGATACAGAAAGCTTGGGTTTCTTTCCACAGACTACAACACTGCACAGCACCTCCAGCACTCCTGGATTTTGCAAACAAGCGATCACCTTCTGGGAATGTTACTCCTGCAAATAATCTTCGCTTGGGCTCTCTGCCACTGGGTGTATGGCGTAG AGAGAGCTCATCATTCAACAGCAGCCTTTGTAGCAG aatCTCATGCCTTCGTTATGACTCACCTGGCCTACTTCCCAAACGACAGTTCAGTGGAAATGGTAGGTAATGCCACTCTGGATGGAAAACTTACCCACAGCGTGGAGTATCAAAATGAGCAAATGAATGCAAGCCAGTTGCTCCAGCTGGAATCTTTAGATCTCTGGGAGCAGAGGAAGAGTGCACTGCAACATTACCTTGACCTTTTCAAGACATTGGTCAACCTGTATGCTCGCGAAAGGAAAATACCAT ACCCCCTACACATGCATTGTACTTTGGGGTGCCAGATCTTTGGGAATGGCACCAACAGAACCTTCTACGAGGTTTTAGTCAATGGGACTGATTTCCTGAGATTCAATGCAGCCAATAAGAGCTGGGTACCTTTACAGAAAACTCCTGTGGCCAGCTATACCAGTATGCAGCTGAGCAATTACAATGAAACCAGTGCGGACCCAGCTTTCTTCCTGCAGGAAACTTGCATCAAGATTGTAACAGAGCACACTGCAGTGAAAGGAGCCTTTACAG GGAAACATGAAAGACGTTCACACACTCCGCTGGTGGTAGGCATCAGCCTTGGTGCCCTTGCTGTAATGGCACTAGCTCTTTGCATCTTCCTATGCACAGGAGGGAAGAGATAG